CCAATTTTCGCTTGCAAAATCAAATTTTAAACAAGCTCTAACAGTTAACGTTGGGTCCGCATTTCTGCGTGTAAATTTTTGCGAAAGACTTAAAGCTACGGTTCTTTCAGGAGGCAGGCAAAAGTTGCATGTAATTCCAAATGCGTTTTGGGGCTCATTTCTAGAAATGAGCCCCAAAACGGCTACAGGAGTTTATCTAAGGTAATGGGTAAATCCCGAACCCTTTTGCCTGTGGCATGGAAAACGGCGTTGGCAATGGCCGGGGCCACGCTCACAATGCCAATCTCGCCCAGGCCTTTGGCACCCAGCGGGTTCACAATGCTGTCTTCGGTCTCCACAAAGATCACCTCGGTTTCCGGAATGTCGGCTAAGACGGGCAGGTGGTATTTGTCCAGGTCATGGTTCATGAAGCGCCCCAGATGGTTATCCATCACCGAGTGTTCCTCCAGCGCCACGCCAATGCCCCAAACCACGCCTCCTAAAATCTGGCTGCGGGCCGTTTTGGGGTTGATGATGCGGCCTCCGTCTATAGCCGACACAATGCGCGTCACTTTCACGGTACCCAGGTCTTCGTCTACCAGTACTTCGGCAAAGGTCACGGCGTGCGCGTAGCTTACGTATTGCTTCTGCTCTTTGTCGGGTTTCTGCGTGGCTTCGGCTTCCAGGGATTTTCCGCCGTTTTGCTGGAGCGCATCTGCGAAGGAGACGGTTTTGCCAGCATCTGCTTTTAGTTGAATTTGGCCGTCTTTGAACGTTACGTCTTCCGGTTTGGCATTTTTCAAGGGTGAATCAGGTAGTTTTTGCGTGAGCTTCAGAAGTTCTTCCTGCAGTTTCTCGCAGACCAGTTTCACCGCAGAACCCACGCTGGAAACCGTCCAGGAACCGCCTTCCAGGGGTGATTTAGGCAGCGCCGAATCACCTAATTTGAAGGTAACCGACTCTAGCGGAAGGCCCAGGGTTTCGGCGGCAATCTGGCACATGACCGTGTACGTGCCCGTGCCAATATCGGCGGTAGCCGAACTTACGGTCAGTTTACCATCTATGGAAAGTTTGGCGCTGGCCGAGGCTTCCTGCTGTTTGGCTTCCCAGGCGCCTTGCGCCATGCCCCAGCCAATGAGTTGTCGGCCTTTTTTCATGGAGCGTGGCGCAGGCGAACGTTTGGCCCACCCAAATTTTTCGGCTCCCTGGCGGTAGCATTCCTGAAGGGTTTTGCTGGTGAAGGGCTTGTCTTCGTTGAGGTCCCGGTCTGTGTAATTTATGCGCCGGAACTCGAGCGGGTCCAGTTGCAGTTGGTGCGCCATTTCATCTATGGCGCTTTCCAGGGCGTAAATACCGGTGGTGCCGCCGGGCGCGCGCATGTCCAGGGGCGTGTACACGTCCAGGGCCACTAGTTTATGGCTAAGTTCTATGTTGTCGCTGTGGTAGAGAATTCCGGGCCAGATGACCACGTCTTCGCTGTAATCCTCAAATCTGGAAGTCTCCGCAAATACGTCTTGTTTCACGGCCTGTAATTTGCCGCCTTTGGAGGCGCCCAGGGCAAAGTGTTGGGTAGTTTTGGGCCGATGCCCGAACGAGAACATCTGCTGCCGGGTCAACACCACTTTTACGGGCACGTTCAATTCCCGCGCCGCCATGACCGCCAGAAACAACTGGTACTGCGGCCGAAGCCCGGAGCCAAACCCGCCGCCCACGTACTCAGACAGCACCTGCACCTTCTCCTGCGGCACTCCAAAGGCGTTGGACAGGTATTTCTGGCTGTTCTGCACACCCTGAATTTT
This region of Rufibacter sp. LB8 genomic DNA includes:
- a CDS encoding xanthine dehydrogenase family protein molybdopterin-binding subunit, producing MTASSHHIGKPANRVDGLAKVTGQAKYTAEHDVPNLAYGVVINSAIAKGKITRIDTSAALALDGVLQVFTHENRPGYSWFDSHYQDEDSPPGAPFRPLKSADIHFSMQPIALVVAKTFELARYAALLVHVEYEAEAHDTNFEANLPKAYKPKQYKSTPPPDPRGDAEKGLAQADVMLQETYTHSAEHHNPMEMHAAIAIWNPDGSLKVYDKIQGVQNSQKYLSNAFGVPQEKVQVLSEYVGGGFGSGLRPQYQLFLAVMAARELNVPVKVVLTRQQMFSFGHRPKTTQHFALGASKGGKLQAVKQDVFAETSRFEDYSEDVVIWPGILYHSDNIELSHKLVALDVYTPLDMRAPGGTTGIYALESAIDEMAHQLQLDPLEFRRINYTDRDLNEDKPFTSKTLQECYRQGAEKFGWAKRSPAPRSMKKGRQLIGWGMAQGAWEAKQQEASASAKLSIDGKLTVSSATADIGTGTYTVMCQIAAETLGLPLESVTFKLGDSALPKSPLEGGSWTVSSVGSAVKLVCEKLQEELLKLTQKLPDSPLKNAKPEDVTFKDGQIQLKADAGKTVSFADALQQNGGKSLEAEATQKPDKEQKQYVSYAHAVTFAEVLVDEDLGTVKVTRIVSAIDGGRIINPKTARSQILGGVVWGIGVALEEHSVMDNHLGRFMNHDLDKYHLPVLADIPETEVIFVETEDSIVNPLGAKGLGEIGIVSVAPAIANAVFHATGKRVRDLPITLDKLL